A portion of the Nitrospirota bacterium genome contains these proteins:
- a CDS encoding ATP-binding cassette domain-containing protein, which yields MEKFISELHEVSKIYKMGIESVHALDNVRLNVERGGYIAVMGPSGSGKSTLLNVMGGIDQPTTG from the coding sequence ATGGAAAAATTCATTTCGGAACTTCACGAGGTATCAAAAATCTATAAGATGGGAATAGAGTCCGTTCATGCCCTGGATAATGTGCGATTGAATGTAGAAAGAGGGGGCTACATAGCAGTCATGGGTCCAAGCGGCTCGGGTAAGTCAACCCTTCTTAATGTTATGGGCGGCATAGACCAACCAACAACAGGAGA